In Alnus glutinosa chromosome 7, dhAlnGlut1.1, whole genome shotgun sequence, the sequence TTTATTCTCAGGCTCTGGGGCACACAAAAGATGACTGAGCTTAACATGCCAGGACTAGCATTGTTTGTTACACTGTGCTTAGAGATTctgtgcttttgtttttttattctaCAGTGTTGTGTTCCGATAATTTGAGAATCAAAACTTCAGTAAATGATACCAAGTATAATGGATGCTTGTTTTGTTGATTGATCATATTCAAGTATTCTTTGATATATGGTATTTCTTAATTTGGTTAGTAAGATCCTGTTCATTCTTGTATACTTGTTATTTGTTAATCCTTCTACCAATCAGTTATCAAacacaagggaaaaaaaaataaaacagaaatgaATTCTTCTGCACTtcaatatattgatttttttatttttttattttttatttttttatttactttttttattttttgattttaaaGTTTGTCTGCCCCATTATGCAGGTCTTTATCTTGTTCTCTGTAATTGTTTCATTACTCTTTGAGTTCCTTGCTCTAGCACTACTTAAAGGTATGCATTGCTCCAAATTATGCTTTTCTAATTTATCTGTTTCACAAAACTCTTTTGTTGCTTTATATCTTCTAGttcacatttttgtttttatgttgctTTGTGGTTTGAGTTTTCCCCCTCCTCACTGATAGAGTTGAGAGTAAAAATGAATTATATGCTCCTTAATATAAGCCGGATTAGAGGAAGTAAGATAGCCTACTTCTTTATAGCGCTGTGTCttctattagattttttttttttttttgataaataataaaattttattaacaaaaaagaaagaaggcgTAAGACGCTTTaaagtacacaggaacaaccaaactatcccaccaaaaaaaaaaaaaaaaacccaacacacCCGCAAGGACCTAAATCCCTCAAACCCGAAATCCATATGGAGCACTCAACACTACATCATGTGAACCTTGCCTTTCCAACGCCGAGAGGACGTGCTTGCATCGTCGTAGTTAATTGAACTTTTCAGATTCAACAGCTCCTTCCTACCTTTGTTCTTTGGCGTGCAACCTTTGCTTCCTGATGAAAATcatcttcaatggcatccagaATCGCCAGGGACCCCAACACCTAATCTAAGGGCATGTCCGGATGAAAAACACCCAAAGTGTAAGGGGAATCTCCATCCATCCTCCTCATCCCAAACCTCGTTGCCCTGATTCCACACAACAATCTCTCCATTTGGACCAAAACTTACCGGCCACTTTTGAGACTGGATTAGACTGTTCATCCTGAAATCCTCACCATATTCAGCAGTTGGAGTGATGCAATGACCCAAAAGGGAGGGAGCCCCTTCCACCCCATCCTCCTTAACATCCAGAGTCGACGACGATTTGACCGACTCTTTAGGCGAGAGAAGGGGTTTAACTTGCACTGACAGACTCGAATTGAGAAATCCCTGCCGAAGGAAACCCCTCACCAGATTAGATTGCTTAACAACAACCTTTATGGAAACTACCATTACAACAGAATCCAGCATTGGCTGCGCTGCAGCCATTGAGCGCAGCCATTGAAACTTTCTCGGCAAGAAGATAATCCTCCAACTTCGAGCTCTGTAATGGCTTAGTCTCACCGGCAATATCTATCCTTATCGCCGCCACAGACTGCAAATAAACTCATCCAATTGCACTGATTTGCCTTCCCTAGCCTTTCTATGGTAACTTTGGGCCGGCTTAGATACTGACGACACAGGAATAGAGAGATGTAGCCTCTCTTCCAACTCAGCCGCCCCTAAGTAAGAGCCATCGAAAAAAAGCAAATCCTACGTATGGGGGGTGGGCTGAATTCGATGCTTATTAGACCCAACAAAAGTGCTTACCAGTGCTAGAGAAGGCCCCTCAGACTTGAGAGAAGCTTCCAGTGACATTGAAGATAGCACCTCCGATGTCGGAACAAAGAGCACAACAACAGAAAATGTCATATCAGAAGAGAATGTTGGAAGGGGAGGAAAGACAAACCCTGATACAACAAGGCTGTTGATCACTTGTGAAGGCTGAGCTACGGCCTCCAATGCATGCGACCATTGGACACACCCACCGATGAAAACAGACCTTACCTGAGAAGACCCAATCTGACGGACTGCATACCCCCGGTTGCAGATGTGAACAACGCAATGACCGTTGACGACGAGTCAACAAGCCTCTCATCAGGACCTTCGGCGTCTTCAAACTTCTTCTATTAGAATTAGCAATTTGGTTGAAGAACTTGGTATTTTTATCCCCCTCTCTAAGCCATAATGCCCTCGACTTTTTCCTTCACAACACCTCCTCTAAAAGAGTAGCCTTTTCCAACTGTGTTGTAACCACTTTCTTCTGCAATTTCTCCTCCCTAGAGAGAGGCCTTTGCTCCTCAGCCACATTTGGGCCTTGAAGCTCATCAAGAAGagctctcttttctcttttcgaCATTACCAAATTCCAATTCattctacttttttaaatcgaCTTTTAGAGCTTTTAGCTTTTGAGTTAAGACAAAATTGGGGCACCCTTGAAATCAGTAAGAACTCCACCAGTGCCTCACCTTCTCAACATAACCATCAGTTTTCAACCACATGCTTTCAAATTTAAAGTAGCTTCTATCCCTTCGAAAATTGCCACAATCAAGAAGGACATGAAAATGATCTAAAAGAAGATTGGGTAACCTGCTCTGATCAACGTCTGGAAAGTGAGCCTCCCATTCTAGAGAAATGAGAAACTtgtcaattctagacttagAGGGGGAGCCCCGATTGTTAGACCAAGTGAAACTTCCACCCCGGAGAGGTAAATCCATAAGATCCTgctcaaataaaaaatctgagAACTCTTCCATAGTGGGAAAGGAACTAGCCTTCAATTTCTCACAAGGGAAACGAGAGACGTTAAAATCACCCTTAATGCACCAAGGTATATCCCACCGTGAAATCTGACCTGCTAGCTCGTCTCAAAGCGACTGACAATCAACATCAGAATTGGGCCCATAGACACTAGTGAAAGCCCACTCAAACTGGTCAAAAACACTTAATGGATTTATAAGCCACCGAGAAGTTACCCACACACATTTCGATCTTTCCAAGACTCCTATCCTAGATCAAGACAATGCCCCTGAAGCCCCCCTAGAATCCAACTGATACCAATCAAGGTGTTGACTGCTCGACAAACTTCACACAACATTCCTAGAATTCTGCTCGAATTTAGTTTCCTGTAAAGCCGGTAGCCTTCCACGATCCGAGGAGATTCCTAACATGCTGCATTTTGCAACCCTCTAATATTCTATGAAATGATTTCCATCTTCATAAAGGAACATAAAGCACCTGCCAAAGTCTACCTCCAAATTTAGAAACAAAGTCCCCAAAACGATTTTCATCTTCATAAAGAAACAGAAAGCACCCGCCCAAGTCTAACTCCAGATTTAGAAACAAAGTCCATTGAGTTAATGGAAGAATCCATCCTTTTCAATTTGCTGCTGCCTTTGCTACCTTTGGGGTTCAGCTTATAAGTTCTAGAAGTTAAAACACAGCTCACTGAGTCCTTAAATCGGCTGGCTTCAATTGAAATAAAAAGGGCCATGatccttttttcaattttgtcatAAGGAATTCTGATATATTTGCTAAAAccctacttatcaaaaatatatatatatatatatatatatatactaaaacccTTGATCTTTTTCAGAAACCACTTTGAAGTCTTTTTTCAGAAAAGAACAGCCTCCTCTGAAGCTACAAGGGGGTAAACATTAAGTGGCTCATAGAAAATAGGCTTGACCCAAGGGGTATAATCCAACGCCAGAATCTCAGGCTTACATTCAAGCTCTCCTCCCTCCCTAAACTTCACAACTGGACAAGAAGATAAATCTTTACAGTGACAAGTATCATCAGCTTGCTTAGTCGCAGAAAGAACGACAGCGGACTCCGAAGCAACCTACTTTCTGATCCCATACCAGCTAGGAGTAGGCTGGTGGTGTGAGAGTTGGCATGGGGTCAACCAGTCCTACTTGCCTCCACCTGATTCAGCCCCTCCAGGACTACCTCTTGACCTAAACAGCAAGCCTCCCCACTCCTCAACTCAAGAGAGCAAGCAAAAACCCGAGGGTCTAAGCCTGGAACAAAAGCCCTCTTCCCAATCCTCCGAATGATTGCCCATTTTAGAGCCTCAGAAACTCCCGTCACCAGCAACAACCAGATTAGAACCCAACACAGAAACAACGTCGTTACTTGGAAACTCACCAATAGTAGGGGACCCTGAATCCCCCTCGCCAAGAACAGGGCTCCTGATAGCTTTCCCAGTGCCGACGTCACAGAGCACAATTCTGCCACCTTGAGCGGTACCATCTGGGTGTCGAAGAACATCTGTTGTGGTAAAGGACCACCTGACTGAGTGCTCTCCGAAGCTTCTCTCAGCGGAGCGTACTTTTTACCCTTTAGAATCCCCTCAGAAATAGCTACTGAGGCCTCAAAGGACCGCCGCGGAGCTTTCGCCAGCTCCCTGGTCTGAGCTGATGAACCCACAGCCACGCATGTGCTTGAGGAAGAAGCCCTGCCCCTTAATTTCACTCTCCACAAAAGGGAAGAAACAGGTCTGGGTCCCGTCGGGTTTATATGGAAGCCCCTGCCATGGGTTGGCTTTCCCTCCTACGGCCCTTGCTTTAAAAATGGGCTTTAGCGGGCCCAAATGCGAATCATTGACCCATTACCCTCCAATTGGGTCAAAACACCTTGTCCAACAGCCACAGGCTTCAGCAGTCTGAAAGGCCTTAACATAGAAGCTACGGCGTTGACCTTATCCATATGGGTCGAAAGGGATTTCTGAGCATTAAAAGGCTTGAGCTCTACACCTACAGCCCCCTCTAAACCCATACTGCCCTCAAATCCAACACAATTCAGGCCCACCTCAATATTTACTAATAAACTATCGAgctcctctcttattgaccccAGCGTGTTCCTAAAGTTACGTAGATCACGATAGATGTCCATGTCAATCTTCGAGCCACCTACGCAGCCTGCCACCCTAACCTTGTTGGCGGAAAATCTTGGAAATACTGAATCCCCATTCGCTTACGAAAAAAGTTCATCTCTTTCTTCGGCTCTGACGTCCTGGGAATACCAGCAACAACACTGCTCCCTGAGATGACCgctgtggattttttttttttgataagtaatgtcaattcataataaagcgcagaggggcacaTCTGCTTTTTCCCTCCTTTGAATTTGCTTTAGATCGGCATTAGTTTAATCTTGGTACTTTTGAACTTTTCTCAATTAAAAAGAACACTGTTGTTATGTGAATgtaatttctttcttatttgtaCTTCTATATTATATTTTGGTTACAACGAGATTCATGGCTTGATAGGGACTTACTTCCTAAGTCTATAATAAACTCTCATATTGTTACTCATGtattaaaaaggaaattaaCAATGTTGTGTGGCTATCAATTTCCTACAAAACAAAATGTTGTGTTGCTaggttgattttttgttttattaaattattgagTTGTATTATGAATAACTTACTAATTGCCTCCATGGGAGAAAAATTCTGATTCTGCCCCTGCTGGTGGATAGAGTttactctcatttatatctggGATTCAAGGAAAAGGATTGTGCATAGTTGTGCATAGTTTAAGTTCTTTTTTTGTACTTACCCTATTTCTTCTCATGATTTCCTgcagtttcttttctttttcttgaaaactaTTGTCAGTAGAAGGTTCTAAATTCTGCAGTTATAAGCTTCGTGTTAAAGtgacttgtatttatttttggcAGATCCTGCGGTCAACCTGGTCACATCTGGACCTTATGGTCTTATATTTGCTTCATTTATCccatttttctttgatattCCAGTATCAACATGGTTCCGTGTATTTGGTGTGCGCTTCTCTGATAAGTCTTTCATATATCTAGCTGGTCTTCAGGTAAAAAGTGAATGTGGTTTATATGCACTGTTTATGGTGCAAGCTAGACCAAATATGAAATTCTTTTACCATATTAGGCCTCCCCATCCCCCTTCAGCCACTAAAATCTAATTTTAGTTTCTGTCTTGCAGCTTCTTTTATCATCTTGGAAAAGATCTATCTTACCAGGGATATGTGGCATCCTAGCTGGTTCCTTCTATCGTTTGAATGTCTTTCATATCCGCAAGGCAAAGGTCATTTGTCAATGTCACCATGGGAAAGAAAgatgttttattcttttttcctttctgccATAATATTCAACATGCTTAGATGATAACTTGGTATTCTGttcaaatatttcataaatGCTTTGTTACAGCTGTGAGCTTCCTACGAGGCACATTAGTGAAGCTTACATCTTGAGAGTGAATTATGGGTGTGAAATTATATGAAGTAGTGATTTAGATTGAACTTTCTTCCTATGCATGGACACATTCCGCTCACAATAGTGCTAGATGTGTAAAATCTTTTTGCCCTTCTTCTGAAACTGTTTCTTCATCTTAAATAGAGAATCTTTCAAATTGTTTATGAGGTTCTCTCTTATTTGCATATGTTGCATTTGCTTCCGCTCAGGTTGAAGTTGATTAGAGTAATATGTGATTTTGCATCTTTTTTCTTATGTTACAGTTCCCTGAGTTTGTTACTTCATTCTTTCCGCGGCTTTCTTGGCCAACCATGGGGAGTCCACCATCAGCACCCACTAGGAATATTGTAGGAAGCGCACCATCGTATGCAGGTCGCCGAGTGGAGGCAAGTGTTTTTTGCTTAATGCTTTTAATTAAGTCTTTGATTTgcttagaagatatgtttacATAGAGTTGTAATTGAAGTAGCTCAAATTAACACCATACAAAGTCATTTACCTTATGTGTGGATTTTAAAACCAAGCTTTCAACCAAGAACTTAGAAATCAAGGATGATACTGGGGATATTCATTTGTATAGATCCTAATATATGCTTTTAACTCGTTTTTACATAATGTACTCTTTTACAACATATACATAAATACATGTCTAAGTATGTAAGCCATGATTAATTGCATTTTCAAAATGATTTAATGTTTACTTTCATAGGTACATCCCTTTTGGTGTTGTACAGGGGCCTCCATATTCCCTAGACATTTCATTTTATGCAGACATTGCTGAAATTGATTGAAATCATTGTACTACTTTTCATACCCATTGGTTGTTGATTATATGCAATAAACTAGGCTAAGCTCATCAGGATGATTTGTATTTTCTTTGCATATCTTTTGGAAGTTTTAGAATATCATTTTGCTAGTACATTATAGcaattattttctgatgttatATATCGATagcatttaatttcttaaatgaACTTAATGGAGAAAAGTTTTAGATTTTAACTACCCATGATTCAGTATGCAGGTTTTTGGTTTTATGAGTCCTTAAACATTGGCTGAAGgccacatttttaaaaaaaaaaaaaaaaaaagtaatgcatGTCCAATTAGACTTGTAATATTCTTTTTTGAGATGTGTTTGCTATTGCACATCTCTTTTTGCAAATCTACCATTAGAGCATCTCTAAGACTAGTGGTTATTTTAACTACTCAAAAttcacatttttctattttaactactagttttttaatacaaattctAACAGATTATTTATTATACTCTCTACtttctataaatattttttcttcaatgtatttttatttgaaagttgagagagagagagagagggctggggaaataataataaaaaaagattaaaaggtGCAATAGTGAAATCTCATATATGAAAGTTCACTGTAGCAAAATGGATGAAAATGCTTTATTTTGAAACATTTGTTGGATGGATATAGTGGTTCATAATAGCTATATTTAGCTATTATGAGCCATATGAAGAGTCTATTGGAGATACTCTTAAATTTGTAGAACCTACATGTGGTCATACAAATTCAATGGCgaatttgcacatctcttgtacggagatggacaagagatatgtaagaaaatgaaaccaaacatttatcttttttttcttttctttctttcttgttacaAGTGCATTCATCAAGCATTAGGTACaataaaaaagataattttttcaGCCATGGGTTTGcttcaagcatatatatatatatacaagtaaaTCAATCTCATTAGAAAACTTAGAGGgacgcaacccaagtacatTAGAAATATACAAAGAGACttaatttggagaaaaagaacACAAGTCCATAAATTCAGTTAACTAGAAAAGCGAGGACTA encodes:
- the LOC133874131 gene encoding rhomboid-like protein 20, which encodes MNGGPSGFNNAPVTRAFIIASALFTIFFGIRGRSSKLGLSYLDIFGKLRLWKLIVSVFAFSSTPELMFGLYLLYYFRVFERQIGSNKYSVFILFSVIVSLLFEFLALALLKDPAVNLVTSGPYGLIFASFIPFFFDIPVSTWFRVFGVRFSDKSFIYLAGLQLLLSSWKRSILPGICGILAGSFYRLNVFHIRKAKFPEFVTSFFPRLSWPTMGSPPSAPTRNIVGSAPSYAGRRVERNYPSPMPSSVEPPEDSIATLVSMGFDRNSARQALVQARNDINVATNILLEAQAH